The genomic region GTTGCCCTTCCTTAGTCATTCAATCAAGTGGGTTTTCTTACTGAGGCAATCCAAACAGGCTTCAGTCCGCATATTTTTTAACACAACTCATCCATTCATCCATTCATGCCTGTTAACCACTTACATTATTTGCAAGCCACAGTGAACAATCCCATGTGCAGTCTTATGATATCAAGATTGCATTAACCACAGTTAACAGCACCTGTGTGATAATAATCACTGTGTTGATCACTGCTCTGATTTCAAACCAAATATGGTGAGTGAGCCCACATGGACAGGAATCCCATTTCACCTATCTGGGACCATCCAACTAAGGGACTGGTACCGTTTATACAGTTCACACATAACAGTTTAGATACATACGCTTCAGCAGCCTCCAGACGGGTCTCTGAGCGCTCGAGGTCGACCTCAGTGATGGCGAGCTTACGGGCGGCCTAAATATAGGGAGAGACAGAAATAGTAAGGTTAAGTTTTCTTGTCTCGCACGAGCTGACACGTGCAGTCACAGGATCACACCATGCTGAACTCACCACGTCCACATTCGGACATGCACTAAACTTTACCATGGATGAACCTACAGCATTCCAATTTGGTtagattattttgaaacataggATTAGatacataatcaaatattaaacaaatttgtgCTCATCTAAATGGCAATTTGACTTAGTCATTATGACTTGATATTGttcaatttttcacaattatgatAGCATCACATACATTTCCTGAATGAATGTATTCCAAATTTAGACAAGCACATTCACAATTAGTAGTGTCACACATGTTATTAAActgtatcatttattttttctttatattctgTATATCTCAACTTCAAGCTGTATTAGTATAATCATTCTGAACATCTGTAAACCAGCTGAATGGATTTGCTCTCATATTTATATCTTCCATAATATGATCATTTTCTACACTTGGTTTCAGTCACTAAGCACACACAAATGTCAAAGCCATTCAGCTAGTTTAGAACATTACTGTAATCTCACTGTCTTAGCAAGCTCCATAATcttcataacatttaaaacaaaaagaaatgcaTATCAGTCACAGTAAACAGTAATTAAATGACTTGATTGAAAGATTTTAGAGCATTATGGAGCTTCATGTAGTAAGCAGTATAAAGAAACAGCATGCACAGTTTCTtagacaattttaacaaatatgtcaATTCTGCTATATCacaatattgtttgtcaatgttaaataaatttgttgttttacaGTTATtctcaattgcattttttaaaataatgaaaaaagtacAATTTACTTGACTAggcatatattttaatttcctaCTTTACAAAATCAATTGAATTTTGAAAGCCAgttcttttcataaaaaagaaataaggaaATTTTAACTTAGTATGGAATgctattttttgtatatatatatatatatatatatatatatcattgcaaatttgtaaaatatattttcacctATGTCTTTCAAAAAATAGAACTGActtcaatacatgtattaaaaacatTAGCAGTAACATGcctgaaaacacaaaacaatcaaGGTAAAACAGGACATTGTATGCAACGTCAGCTAAGTATTGCACACGAGGGGGATCATGCGAGGCGCGTGCCTGTTCACCTCATCGTATTTTCTGTCGGCCTCCTCCGCGACATATTTGGCATCCTTCACGGTCTTCTCGAGCTGGTCGATCCTGTCGTCATCAGCGATGCTCCTGCTCTCGAGCACCTTGCGGGCTCTGTGAAGGAAATGTAAGGTTACTACGTTATCTTAAATATTGCTTTAGGTCCTTGCACACCTCCAAGACTGGACCTTGACTGGGCTACTTCCTCTGAACCTTACTGCGGGAAAAGTGGTTAGTAGGTGAATTTCTACCACACAGTGGAGGAATGACCGTACAACAGAGTAATAAGGAAAGTAAAGAGGCGGCCTGCCTGTTTTTTCACTCCTCTATTGCCTGGTCAGTAACTACTGTTACTCTACAACATAACTAACAGCCCTACCtcttcatatttttgttcagCCTCATTTGAAATGAGTTCCATTTGTTTGAAGGCTTGTTCTAATTTCTCCATGCGTCCTTCTTCGagataacttttgttttcaagGTTCCTTCTAGCTCTGTACAAAGAGACAGGTTCATGTTAGTGACAATAGGTTTAAACATACAGGTATCAACATGTCAGGTTGACAGTTCATGCTGGATGAGCCATCAACTGGTCAACAGAAACCCAGTGAATCAAGTCTGCATTTGCTTATAATTTTAATGGATAGAAACTGCCACCTTTGAGTGAGGGAAGCAAGGTTGAAGATTGTCAAGGTCACTTGTAAGCTGGAAACTCAagcagtaagtaagattcactGAGTCCATGACCCCATGTTAACTGCCAGCAAGCTTTCCTATTGGTTGTCGCTATGGTAACAACCTACCTCTTCGTATCGAGTTTCAGCCTCATTAGCTATGAGTTCTAGTTTTTTAAGTTGCATCTCCAATGTCTCATTGCGATCTTCATCTATCTTGCTGCGTGAGTCCAGCGTTCTCCTTTGTCTAAAACAGGCAGCATGCAATCCACACTCAGGTCAGTAAAAAAATCTTATGGGAATGgtgcagttttattttcaatgagtTTCTAGTAAAATGATTCATATTGATTTTGGCTGATGGCTGGTATTCTGCAGGCACGGTCAATGTTTGAAATGTCAATATCAGATTTCTTATTTTCTGAGCCAAATATACAAATGCGTGTatcatttaacaaacaaaattggAACAGccaaaatcacaaaatatcaaaaatttatGAAGACATGCAACCATGAAGAGATCATCTGTCAGTTTCAGTTGACGGAGATGACAGGCCAATATTTGGTACAACAGTGAGTTAGTAGCCTATACATGAAACATCGCTGTAGCTGGTTAGCTTGCTAGCAATTTACATAgccacatttaaataattttacaagcatGTATTCTCTATGAACAATTCTCAAATTATAgactacaaatatttttattattttaaagatttccACACTCAAAGAGAATACATGCATCCAGCAAAAACCATCACCCAAATATTATCACTGAAATGATTAACTTCACCAGTTTGCCTTCATATACACCAGATACAGACATCTCTAATTAATTTATGTTTCAAACCTTTCATATCTTGTATGATGACTAATATTTCAGACAGACTGCATACTGTATATCTCCAAATTCTTAGGCATAACATAGGGAGTTATGGATATTTTTCAGCTGAATAAACTGGTCATTTGGATTTTGTGTTCAAAACAGCAGAAATAGTGAGAGAAAAGCATTCAGGCAGCAACAACCACCACCTAAGGCTGTATATGTTAGTGCAGtattatgtacataattatatacaagtTAACTTGTATCTTAGACAAAACTTTACTGCATGTACTTATTCATCTGTAGTAGGAAAAAGCCATATAAGATCAGAAGCAATATTTATTAACACCTGAAAAAGAACCCTCAAAAACTCATTCTTGTTTATACTTGTAAGTGTATTCCCATATCGTGTTTATCTAAATCGTGACAAAGTTCCAAGTCTTTAAAAcgcatattttaatgttatgttaCTTCTAAACCTTTAAATGATAAAGGCAAGTAAACACAAGAGGTATTGTATAAACACTTGAATCCAAGCAGTAAAGTTTTGTCCAGCGAAAACAGTTTTACAGGCTATCAAATGTTTCTGTTACATGGTTAATCCCAACCCTGATTTCAGATGTAGATGATCATTGACTAGAATGTACAGACAAATACCAGAAATGTTTGGCCTGTTATCACCCCAGACAAACATGAGGCCTTGAGTAGACATTTGGTCACTTTCCTATTCCTATGACAACCACTGAAATTTAAATCTCTCCCTTTTCATGggatttatgtttttatcagatCAACAAATAATGGCTGCATTCATTTCAACCTGTGATAATATTTTCCATGGCATGAATACCACGCCTATTCAAATCTACTTTAAAGTATTCAGTAAATTTGTTGAATTGCAATTTGTAACTGAGGGTTTAACAAAATGTCTACTGTACACCATTTAGGACAGAAAATGACAGTATAAAGGCATGAAGTTTGATACGATAAATCAATAGCTATCATGCATTTGCTGTTGGCttagaaaaatgtatatttagaCAAGAAACAAGAAAAACTGTTTATGGGAAAGGAATggaaacaatattaatattgGCAATTCATAAATTTGCCTTCATTTCAGGATAAATACACACAAGTCATGGAGATCTTGGTGCCTAACTTTACAGCATAAATGATGGGCAAATGCACCCGGGACATCCAATCACTCCACTGCCTATGTGCTGTGATCAATATATTGATAGAAACATTATAGTTCAATAATGTTTGACATAAAACCATTCGGGGAAATTACAGTTTACAGTGTTAGGCAATGATGATATTTTCTCTACCCCACCGAGAGACAATCATTTGAGATTAAAAACGAATGTGTTTTTCAGCATTCCCATTCTTTAgccatattgtttatgttaaaaacaacaGCCCGCTGAAATTTAAGTTTTGGTTCTTATACTACTAGCAATTTAGCAAAAAGAACACCCTAAATACTGCACATGTGAGAGCACACATGTATATACCTTTCACTCTCATCTGCGGTCTTGGTGGCTTCTTCCAACTTGAGAGTAGCCTCCTCCAACTTCTGTTGTGTTCTGTCCAAGTCATCTTCTAGCAATTGGATTCTGCGTGTGTATCCCTTAATTTCATCTTCACACTGTAAGTAAAGGAACAAAAGTGTTATTGAAAGTGGATTGACTTTTTGCATTCCAAAAATCCAATTGAAACATcttcaaatagtattttttgAAAGGATTCAAATTGTCTCCGATGGTTCAAAATCTTgttcataaaatttaatgattgtaatgaaatgaagcttggtaaaaaataatataacttcAAAATGCCTATAgatgtataaaatatcaaaacaaaatgttttctagACTAGAAGATTTGCAGTTGTATAAGATGAATTACGTAGAGTGACCTGCCTGTATCAGTAAGccgtcaaaacaaataaaaatttacTCATCCATAACATTGaagatttatcatttaaaacatattcaatcCATTCAAATACCTGTTCACGCTCTGGAACGATATCAAATAGCAAATGTTACATTAGTTTTTACTGAGACAGCAGAAATTCACCAGCCGATAACGCAAGGCTTTAGGATTGGACTTTTATGCATGTTAAAATAGACTTGCTATTCAAACCATTGTACAAACTCATATTTCATACGGCAGCTCTAGCCAATGAAGTTCTTTCTTATAAAAAGacaacattttgacaacttggGTATGTTTTTGACAATATGTTTTGATGACCCACCCTTTCAGTGCCCACTTGATGTCATGCTACCAATCAAACCATACAGATcttttgaatgatttaaaaaacattcattaataGGTATTTTTGTTAGGTACAGCAGTCACTAGTCATCATAGTCACTGTCAGCAAGACCTCCATGTAGGTGACATCAGGTCACATACCCTACCATTATGagatttttttgcaaattcttTAGTCAAGTACTGCTCATGTCAAATATCTCGGATTAATGAAGTTGGAATGTGATAGCTGATAAACTATGTTCTCCTGGCCACAATAGCTCCCATTCTTCACTTCAATAGGACTGTACAACTACAGCATACCATACTTAAACTTCACTTTAAGCAATGGGATACTATGACCATACAAGCAGACCATAAAATCTTCCATACACAAAGGATGTCCCCACTTTCACTGTTTATTAACTGCCAACTTTTCATATAAGACCActaaaaatgcaccatttgAAACCAGTCTACAGACAATATTTTAAGTGAAtcagatttcaacattttggtaacAGAGAAACTTTAATCTCAAGAATGTAATGCCAAAATTCATtaagatttgttcaaattttacGGATCGATATGATCAGTTAATAGTACCTAACTATAAAATGCTTTTAATcaacaatttacagaaatataCAGCATCATTTTAACTTCTATTGAAAGACCTAATTCATGGACatgacaaaacaaaaagtgtGAAACCTAAACATGAAACAGTAAATCCTAAAAGAAGGGAActctcatcaacaacaacactgaGCAAGTAGTTGCACTATGAAATAGACACTTATGATCCATCATATATAATGCCCAAtccttatttattaaattaacactaataatataaatatttatcaatatgatttcatcatataatttataatttatggAGAGGTTAATCTGTCATTATTATATGTCTATAACAATAAAACCATCAAATTAAAAGGATTTCTATTGAGCATAATATCATAATTTGGATGGCAATGGCTTTTATTCAGGGCAGAGAACCTGTACAACTGCATATCACCACATTTAATACTTAACTACCTGCCCACCACACCATATATCAAAGTATCAAAACAGGTCAGTGACAACAAATACCTGATTTTATAGTTTTCTTTTCAAGTACGGTCTTTAATAGTTAAgtgatattaaacaataatgcaaCCATCAAAATTAGACTGGATGTGAAAGCCAGAATTCTTATATTAGTGCTTGGCCTGCTAAATAAAATCCAAAGTTTAAGCAAGCCTTTATTGCATTTTACTAGCGCAGGTTAGTGCTCTTTTTGACCATTTCAGTCTCTTCACTTCTCTTCTGAATTTTAACCTGCTTGACATTGACCACTGGTAACAAATGCAATTCCTAATGCTAACCTTTGAAACCACTTTTTAGCACGCATTTCATTTATGCATGTgcagctactactactacttcattCTGttcttattcaatatttttaacaaatcaaGCATCACTTTCAACAGTATGGAAAACGATGATTATGAATGTAGCACTGTATTCAATTCTTCATATTTAGGACTAGTCACTACCATTAATTATACCTGGTTAAGATACAAGTTAACTTATCTTCGGCTCTTTTCAGCAGGCACTACACTTCTGTAGTGTTACTCTTTATCATGTTTACAATtgcaaatgaaaatgataagGAACCTCAAATTACccttatttaacatttatgttcAATACATCATGTACCTTTGTCCCAATTACGATTACAGTACTTTGAGCATTTTGCTGAATCAGTTACTCACTGACTGGTTGTGTCTGAATATGTGTACATATTAACTCTCATGTCAACCTTATATGGTAGTTAAATTAAAAAGTGTCAAACCCACAGCATAAAAAGAACAGCATTACCAGATAAGCTGGTGAATGCTTGCCTAATTTTCTCTCACCCCTACGCATTTTTAAGAGCCAATAGTTCATTCAAAATAGAGTTGTGTTACTTTAAGTAAGGTACTAAAGATGATATTTATTGCAcatcttatataaaaaaaatgaacagaagCGCTAGAGGTGTTATAATGGCTATAGCCTGCGATAAACTCTTGCAATTCCTGGGGGATAACGTGATGCCAAAATTCAATAGCAATGGTTCTCAATTCTCAAACATGTGGAAAATTTGCAACAATTCTATcaatttgaaagtaaaatatcacaaattaaAGTGAGAGGTAATGCATTGAAAATCTTGTTACTGTTAGGTTCAATGACAAATTTCTAATGTAAAGTAGAAAATCATGAAAGGTTGAATGTatgttaaaaccaaattgaattACAAGATTCAATCCTAAACCCATCAGCTAAGATAGTATTATGACATGATTCTACAAGATACCCGACGTCGATACACACACGGGGGCCCCCCAAGGGGTCCCTCGTAAACACTGAAACAGGTACTGTAGCTAATCAATACAGGAATTCTGCGACACAATTTGGATATGGAAGCAcgattatttacaaaacatatatatatatccattatATTTGCTTACATGTCATTCACATAAAGTAATACAATGTGCTATACAAGAATGCGGAAATGAAACAAGCCAACACCTTTTCTCTCTCTAATCGCTCCACTGCCACTTGTTTTTCAGCTATTTCGCATTTATCGCGAACGTCATCAAGTTCGTCTCTTAAACTTTGCATTTTATCCTTTAATGCCTTTAAAGGGCCGGATCCTGCTGACGCTGCCATTGAATTTGGTCttgaattcattttaataacacCGAAAATGTAATCCACTACAAAATGGCCGCCTCCTTACACCGGATGGACCAAACTacccaaaattatattttcgcGTTAAGAAAATATTCCTCTGTTTGTGGTACAAATccctttaaatttaaatattttcacttaTGTTAGTCGCGTTTTCTATGAggtttattaatttcaaatgtcGTTCGAAATGATAATGTGCACGAGCcaatatttcttataattaaatTCCTACTGCATGACACACGATTGTATCACGTGACTTACTCACTTACTACGATATTCTCATTTCCTTATAGGGAAAGTTAATTTGCATACGGATATGTAGGATTGTATCACATTTTTAGAATTCCCAAAATACTGCTACCAAaataagacatttaaaacacttatttgttttaattccataaataatttatatcattctTTATGGTCGTAAACCATTCTAATGAAGTGTATACACTTTAAGTATCTAATTATTAATATAGCAATTCAATGTGTAACTAATTAAGTTAGTGGGGTagcattatttatatatcatacgCTGTAATAATTGccttattattttgtttctaacCCCATCTTTCCCCAAGGGTAAAGTGAATGCGTTTTCACGTAACTTTTGAATTAAATCTATAACCGTATGTGGACCGAGTTTCTCCTTTCGGTTtcgcaaaaaaaatatgtatgttgcactacttttctactttcggttcgGATTTGGAAGTTTGTAACTCGCTTTACCACTGGTTGTCTACCTTTATAGTCTAGTTGTcttgcagttgttgttttttctttctttttttgcatttaaataataaccTGGAATATCTTGTTAACGAGGAggatatttttttgtgattttggTCGAATTACTTTGTACCTAAGATGTGTGTTTTTCAAtagtatataatattaattatttgactCAGGTCACCGACTCAAGACGGACGTTTAAtgtaatgtattatatttgtatttgggAGTCATGTATTTTCGAATCAACAGTTGtacaataaataaactgttttattaaacCCAACATAAACCGTTTTATCGACTGACGaggaatattaaaaaataaaaataataaacatatatactcaGTTAGAGATAGCGCATACTAGCATTATGGTTCCATTTCTCAAGAAATGTgtaacatgttgttttattttcattgtgcATGATATGAAagtattaaagtattaaatataGGTAGACATTTTCACTAAATACCAATATATCAATACGATTCAGGAAATCCTGACATTATCGATCGCGACAACAATAATGCATCTGATAAGCCTTACCGTTACCTGGCAACACAATTAAGCACTCTCATTCCTAAGAAGACTCATGTAAACCACGGGGAAAgatctgagaaaaaaaaacttggcgAGATTTCAAGTTGGTGAACGCCATGCAATCCTGCTGATGTAAGGAATGTGGCTCGAGTCTCGACAATGTTCAATGTCTCATTTACATGGGGTTTAGAGTAATTTGATCCTGGCTACTAAGATGACATTTATTACGGGAAAATAACGCTTCTGTCAATCGTACATTACTACTACCACCCTTAAAtaagtattgcatttttattaaaaggcAAGGTGTGTGAGtaactttcaaaatacttaGTCCATGAGAAAGCGGAATCCAGGTATACAATACTAAATTGAAAACACGTGCTGCACTGTTCTTTCCGATTTCCATAGATACTAGCAGCAGTAATTATTCATGATATGATAAACATGCCTGTAACAATACTGGCCTACTCCTGATACACAGCATGTAATTATCGACACCAATGCAAAACAGATGCACATCCTAAGATAACGGTTGACCGGGCCTACGGAGATTTGCACGTGAATCTGAGCCATCTCGTCAATCCTTTTGATAATAAGGTTAATCTCAAAATTCAGCCATATATCTTAATAATTACCAAAATATCATCTAGTCCATTAAGAGTGTAAATTATGTAACTTGCCAAAAAGCGTCATACTGTATTAATGCAAAGCACTACTATATTTTGATAACACCTGAATATAATGCCAGAtgctatatattatatatcactCAATCCTAAGAAATGAATTAACAACGGCCACAGTTTCACATTGATAATCCATCAAACAATAGGTCCATTTTTACGACTTTTCACTCTTCATTTTAATCCGCATTTGCCAACACACAGTAATCCTCAACTTATGCACATGATCAAAATGCATGAAACTAACATACATATAAATGGATTCCAACAACACAGCTAGCAAGATCATCCAAAAAAGAGAAATGAAATGTGCATTTATAAGCGTCTAATGCAGTGCAGATATGAGTTTCAGAATTTGAAAAAGTATGTTGTTTATCTGTTCTGCTGTTCACATTTTAACAAGGTTTAATTTTGGTTAAATTAGTACACATATATGTAGGATGTCAACGACCCTCTTTGCATATCTGACGTCAAATCATGCATACGCTCAGTCTAAGTAACGGAGATGACTTACCTCTGTCACCCTCTTTTCAGAGGTCTCAAGTTTTACGGTTCCCTCGTTGTATTTCTCGTTGACCTGGTCGAATTCGTTTTCCAGGTTGGTGTACTTCTTCTGGAGTGTCTGCAGTTCCTCCTCGATCTGTAATATACGATACTCGTGTTATATAATTACGTTACCATATTTTCAAATAGGAATATCGCAGtcatatttagaaaatgtatgtaaattatTGCATATCATAACCATTATATATGATCAAAAGGTTATACAATtctattataaacaaaatgttatggtaAATTTTGGTCATAATATATGCCTCTAATTATAGAATGCCAGTATCAGTTACACtcgataatatataatattcgattttatgtatatacatataaatatatatatgttaaagtaTATAACTGTGGACGTGATGGATATAGTGAACTGTTTACTTAGGGTAGTAATTTAAGCAAAGCGGTTGTAAATAAATGATGCATAAGTTTACAATTATTACTGTCTTTGTTTTCCACAATGTGGCAACTTCTTTATAATACATGCATTTCAATTCAATGACTCATACTGCAGGCGAGATTTGGCATGCAACGGCGGAAATGCATGGAACGTTCCATGAAACTTAAATTTTGACATTCTTTAGCATTTCTCTATAATAGatgttgtttcatatttaatatatatttgtaaattctGTACGTTTACATTTTTCAGCGCATGCCAAATAAGCATCTCATTAGTATGTTATCACAACGAGGCTCATATTTCAAGATGGCCGACAAATAAGACAACATAGAACTACCACATGCTAATTGTATTAGATATGTGTAATATGTTCACACAAAACTGTTGGAAATGAGAAAATTGTCATTTACGAAGTCTACGCTAATATTGAACAAGTAAACCAAACGAAATCGTGCAAGAAAAGAAGTACGCCAACGCTTTCTATTTTACTTGTTATGCAAAAACACACAccataataatatattgtaataatttttcagtaattcttattttttattgtaccAGAACATTACAAAACGAAACTTACATTAGAAAATACAAATCAAACAGTTTCATACATAAAATCAGTTATTTCCGAGACAGTAAGGTAGCCATAATTTAAAATCTTCACAAAATAATGCTTGGTTAATATACAGAGCAAACTACTTGGAAAATAGGAAGGATATCACCAAAAACTGGACTCACCTTTGCCTTGGTTTCCTCAACGTCTCTCAGTTTCTGTTCGAGCTGCTCGGATTTATCCAAGGCATTCTCCTTCTCGATTTTCATCGCCTGCATCTTCTTCTTGATGGCatccatttttgtttttagttagTTTCGCCtaccacaaaacaaaatacaacagGAATGTTTTTGAGCTAGAATTGACTTTCGCAGATGAGAGTCTTCGAATATGCCCTGCTACCACGAACTCGAAAGTGCTGTGCTGAAGTACTACAACAGGTCTTGCACGTTATTTTCGGGGGAGTCTACAGGAATTCCATCAACGACCAATCAAAAACGCGGTTACAGCTAATCGACGCCATCTTGCGATACGTCATGCAGAAGTATGATTGTGTTACACCCATCTTTGGAAAATGCAAAGGAAGCAGACGAAAAACAGACGGTACCACTTACTTTCACCAGGGATGCCAATAATTGCTTGGGCTTATCAGATGGCAAGATAGGTAACCGATAATTTACAAATGTAAGGAAATGCaacaatacatgttttcatCTTGTTGCTTTGCTTTCTAAGATGCCTCATTGTATACACAGCTTCATTTTTACCTGAATTTCTTTTTACTCTTCCCTTTGGGTATCGAAAAATAGGACAGTCTCAGGTACAACTACCTCAACTACACACAACTGACCTTGAACACGTTTCATATCATTATATGCCAGGAAATATTACCATGGTAACATAGTTTGTGGTACAAATCTTAGTTTGATATATAACATTAAAGACAATTATGTTGTAATGAGTCCACACGATTTAGGCAGGAAGTGCTAAGGGCCAATTTTTTTACTAAAGTACTACTACTCCCACCATAGAGGTTCAAGAAAAACAGCATATTACTCGAAACATTCAGGTGATTTTTCGTAAACTGATGGCAGTGATCATCTGATAGTCGACCTAAGAGCAGACCCGACTTCACACATAGTTATCATAGGTAGAATCTTAATCACAGAGCTGGATGCGCTGTGCATATTTATCAATGAAAGATTTCAAACCTAACATATGTAAGATGTAAACGGAATATTACGTGAATACTCTGTATGTGTTCTCTGTGAGATTGTTCTGTAAATGTGTAACATATCATGACGTCTTAACCAGGTTTCTTGTCCACTTGGCAAAGCATGATCACAGATAAAGGAACATACACATAGcaataaacaataactataCCTTATAGTAATGTCGAAAAATCTTCAAAGTAGGGAAAACCATccacaatttaaatttcaagtgTTTAACGTTtcagtttaattattttgaacgAAGGCATTTAAAAACCACTAATCATTGCACAGCACATACACAAACGGGACACTCGAATTTCGTACactctttatttaaaaattgagATAAATAAGACTTGAATAAATACTTCACATTCATATATGGGTACAAATACACATTGTGTGCATTGAATTAGCGTCAATAGTATATATCATTGATATAGAAATGTTTTCCGTATATGCtgtttatgttaaaagtttataaatagTGACTACAGAAATAatctattaaatatattatatacagtGCCAAGACTcttaaacatgaaatacatctgttgtatatatactttattttagATTTACTTTATTAACTAAGTTTTGTGCATATTAGGTTATAAAATTACAACATGATTATTTCAGTTTCAGAAGTATG from Mya arenaria isolate MELC-2E11 chromosome 3, ASM2691426v1 harbors:
- the LOC128228067 gene encoding tropomyosin isoform X11, translated to MNSRPNSMAASAGSGPLKALKDKMQSLRDELDDVRDKCEIAEKQVAVERLEREKCEDEIKGYTRRIQLLEDDLDRTQQKLEEATLKLEEATKTADESERARRNLENKSYLEEGRMEKLEQAFKQMELISNEAEQKYEECARKLLVTEASLERAEDQLGDCQRKIRELEDEQLSLGQQARSFESDFYKASQREDSYEETIRDLTQRLKDAENRAAEAERVVNKLQKEVDRLEDELLAEKEKYKQISDELDQTFAELAGM
- the LOC128228067 gene encoding tropomyosin isoform X8 — its product is MDAIKKKMQAMKIEKENALDKSEQLEQKLRDVEETKAKIEEELQTLQKKYTNLENEFDQVNEKYNEGTVKLETSEKRVTECEDEIKGYTRRIQLLEDDLDRTQQKLEEATLKLEEATKTADESERQRRTLDSRSKIDEDRNETLEMQLKKLELIANEAETRYEECARKLLVTEASLERAEDQLGDCQRKIRELEDEQLSLGQQARSFESDFYKASQREDSYEETIRDLTQRLKDRERRMEDAERENVRLRGEVEHLEKRYDDLTGEYTAIKQEMENTFADLDNM
- the LOC128228067 gene encoding tropomyosin isoform X10, whose protein sequence is MNSRPNSMAASAGSGPLKALKDKMQSLRDELDDVRDKCEIAEKQVAVERLEREKCEDEIKGYTRRIQLLEDDLDRTQQKLEEATLKLEEATKTADESERQRRTLDSRSKIDEDRNETLEMQLKKLELIANEAETRYEECARKLLVTEASLERAEDQLGDCQRKIRELEDEQLSLGQQARSFESDFYKASQREDSYEETIRDLTQRLKDAENRAAEAERVVNKLQKEVDRLEDELLAEKEKYKQISDELDQTFAELAGM
- the LOC128228067 gene encoding tropomyosin isoform X5, with amino-acid sequence MDAIKKKMQAMKIEKENALDKSEQLEQKLRDVEETKAKIEEELQTLQKKYTNLENEFDQVNEKYNEGTVKLETSEKRVTECEDEIKGYTRRIQLLEDDLDRTQQKLEEATLKLEEATKTADESERQRRTLDSRSKIDEDRNETLEMQLKKLELIANEAETRYEECARKLLVTEASLERAEDQLGDCQRKIRELEDEQLSLGQQARSFESDFYKASQREDSYEETIRDLTQRLKDAENRAAEAERVVNKLQKEVDRLEDELLAEKEKYKQISDELDQTFAELAGM